Sequence from the Nocardia brasiliensis genome:
GGCGTCGCCGACCGCGTCCAGCGTCGCACCCGTCATGTCCGAGCGGGCGTGGCAGGTTCGGGGACCGGCGTCGCGGCGCGCAGCCGCAGCGGGTCGACCTTGCGCAGCGACATCGCCGCCACCACCGCGGCGAACGTCGCGGCGGCGACGTGCCAGAAGTCGTAGAGCCCGATCGAGCCGTCGGGTTGGAACACCAGCATCAACCAGGTGCACAAGCCCACGAGCACCATCAATGTCGTGGTGGACAGCGCGAACCCGGCGGCCAGCGCCAGCGGCCACGAGTAGTACCAGGGCAGCGCGGCGGGGGAGAGGATGACGATCGCCACGAACGCGATCAGGATGCCGAACACCGCCTCGCGCTCGCTGTGCCGGAAGCGCCACCAGGTCCAGGCGAGCAGCGCGACGAGCGCGAGCATGCACAGCAGCCGGGTCACGTTGAGCACCTTGCCACCGTCGAGCGTGGTCACCCAGCCGACCATGTGCATCATGATGGTCGGCAGCGAGAGCCAGTTGATGATCTTCTTCGACCCGGACAGCGCGGTCAGCCAGCCGATGCCGACGCCCGCGATCGCCGAGGCCGCCACGAACACGGCCGCGAACACGCTCAGCCCGAGCCCGGCGATCTTGGCGAACATCAGCGCCGGGTGCGGCATGTCCTCGGTCGGTTCGGCGGCGTCGTGCGGTCGTTCGCTCTCCGGTAGCTGATCCGGCTCGCGGCCGGCCCGCTGCGCGGCCCGCTTCTCGCGTTCGTGCAGCATCCAGATCCACACCAGGAACGGCAGCGCGACACCGGCGGTCGCCTTGATCGCCACGCCGATCGCCAGCACCACGATGCCCGCGACGTGGTGGCGCTCGAGCACCAGCGCGATGGCCGCGCACATCAGCCCGACCATCAGCATCTCGTTGTGCACGCCGCCGAACAGGTGGATCAGCACCAGCGGGTTGAGCACGGCGAGCCACAGCGCGACCGTCGGCTTACCGCCCAGGTGCTTGGTCAGATAGGGCACCGCCCACATCATCAGCGCGAGTCCGGGCAGCATCACCAGGCGCATCGCGATGGTGCCCGCGACGACGTTGTCGCCGGTGATGCTGGTGATGCCGCGACCGAGCAGCAGGAATATCGGCCCGTAGGGGGCGGTGGTGTTCTTCCAGACGGGACTCACGTTGTCGAGCAGCACGCCGGGGTTCTTCACCGGGCCGTCGACATACGGGTCGAAACCGTCACGCAGCAGGGCGCCCTGTGCCAGGTAGGAGTAGACGTCCTGGCTGAACATGGGCACCGCGAAAAGCAGGGGGGTGATCCAGATTCCGACGATCGCGCGCAGCTCGTTCAACGTCACGGTGCTCGCCAGCCCGGCACGCGCCGGTTGCCGTTTCCCCGGCCCCTGCTCGGGTCTGTCGCCCGTGCCGATCGTGGCGCGGCCCAGCCGGACCCACGCGGTGATCATCAGCAGCACGCCGATCCAGATCACGATCGTGCAGAGCGCGTAGCCGTGGCCGTAGCGTAGCCAGGACAGGTGTAGCGCCTCGAGCAACGGGTCGCGCTTGCGAGTGCTGCCCGCGCCGAACCCGCCGAGGGTGATCATGAACGCGCCGTAGAACCCGAGCAACGCCGCGTGACCCTCGGGCGTACGCAGGAAGATGGCGCTGGTCCGCATCCAGGACCGCACACCCGACGGCTCGGTGTCGGCCGATTCGCGCTGCGCTGCGGTTTTCGGTGCGTGGCCGGTGCTATCTGTCAATGTGGCCTCTGCGGCGCGCGTTTCGGGGGATGCCATCTGGTGTCGGTCCCCCCGAATGGTCAGCGGTCGCAACCGCGAGTGAATAGGTCGGCGCCTAGTTTACGGCGTCGCATGCCGACCCTATCTGGCTGGTCCTCGGGGTTTCCTTTCGAGCAGGCGCTTATTCACCTGTTATGCGGGTTGCCGCCAGTTTTCCGGAAAGCAGCGTGGTCGGCACTCCGACACCCGGCGTGGTGCCACAACCGGCGATAACCACGTTGTCGCCGGCGCTCGGAAAGTTGCGCGGGCGGAATGGGCCGGTCTGGCGGAACAGGTGCGCCGCCGAGAAGGGGGTTCCGGCGAGCATCCCCTGCGCGGCCCAGGTCTGCGGGGTGTCCAGATGATCGACCGTGAAGTGCTCGGCGATCCCGTGGTAACCGCGTGCCTGCAGTACCCCGAGCAGCTCGCGCAGGTACGCGGGGCCCACGCGCGGCCAGTCCAGCGCCGCCGAGTCCAGATTCGGGCACGGGGCGAGCACCGAGAGGGGTTCGTACTCGCCGTCGGCGCGGGTGATGTGCAGCCCGGGGTCGGTGAGCGCGGGGC
This genomic interval carries:
- a CDS encoding alpha-(1->6)-mannopyranosyltransferase A, whose product is MASPETRAAEATLTDSTGHAPKTAAQRESADTEPSGVRSWMRTSAIFLRTPEGHAALLGFYGAFMITLGGFGAGSTRKRDPLLEALHLSWLRYGHGYALCTIVIWIGVLLMITAWVRLGRATIGTGDRPEQGPGKRQPARAGLASTVTLNELRAIVGIWITPLLFAVPMFSQDVYSYLAQGALLRDGFDPYVDGPVKNPGVLLDNVSPVWKNTTAPYGPIFLLLGRGITSITGDNVVAGTIAMRLVMLPGLALMMWAVPYLTKHLGGKPTVALWLAVLNPLVLIHLFGGVHNEMLMVGLMCAAIALVLERHHVAGIVVLAIGVAIKATAGVALPFLVWIWMLHEREKRAAQRAGREPDQLPESERPHDAAEPTEDMPHPALMFAKIAGLGLSVFAAVFVAASAIAGVGIGWLTALSGSKKIINWLSLPTIMMHMVGWVTTLDGGKVLNVTRLLCMLALVALLAWTWWRFRHSEREAVFGILIAFVAIVILSPAALPWYYSWPLALAAGFALSTTTLMVLVGLCTWLMLVFQPDGSIGLYDFWHVAAATFAAVVAAMSLRKVDPLRLRAATPVPEPATPART